The following are encoded in a window of Phaseolus vulgaris cultivar G19833 chromosome 3, P. vulgaris v2.0, whole genome shotgun sequence genomic DNA:
- the LOC137808234 gene encoding scarecrow-like protein 32, with product MTQFTPQLPPFHQITPLPNPTMNKNQIPRTRPWPAGFPTSKALTNFGDANCMEQLLVHCANAIQTNDVTLAQQILWVLNNIASPDGDSNQRLASSFLRALTARAAQTKMLVAVADHDRTNLSIDTHKFSVIELANFVDLTPWHRFGFTAANAAVLAATEGFSVIHIVDLSLTHCMQIPTLIDAIASRHEVTPLIKLTVADATCRDIPPMLDLSYDELGAKLINFARSRNVVMEFRVVSSTYQDGFAGLIEQLRVQQQHFVYAAEPRSCEALVINCHMMLHYIPDESLHAIPETDLASLLYDSSSAAASSAVSVTSTSSLRSLFLKSLRGLDPTVVILVDEDADLTSNNLVCRLRSAFNYLWIPYDTVDTFLPRGSKQRQWYEADICWKIENVIAHEGIERVERVEPKTRWEQRMKNANFQGVAFSDDSVAEVKGMLDEHAAGWGLKREDEHILLTWKGHNVVFASAWLPA from the coding sequence ATGACGCAATTCACACCCCAACTGCCTCCCTTCCACCAAATCACACCCCTCCCCAACCCTACCATGAACAAAAACCAAATCCCTAGGACTAGGCCCTGGCCTGCAGGCTTTCCTACCTCCAAGGCCTTAACCAACTTCGGAGACGCTAACTGCATGGAACAGTTACTTGTTCACTGTGCCAACGCCATTCAAACAAACGACGTAACCCTCGCACAACAAATCCTTTGGGTCCTCAACAACATAGCCTCCCCCGACGGCGACTCCAATCAACGTCTTGCCTCCAGCTTCCTCCGCGCTCTCACCGCACGTGCCGCCCAAACCAAGATGCTCGTCGCTGTAGCCGATCACGACCGCACCAACCTCTCCATAGACACCCACAAATTCTCCGTCATCGAGCTCGCCAACTTCGTCGACCTAACTCCCTGGCACCGCTTCGGCTTCACCGCCGCCAACGCTGCCGTCCTAGCAGCCACCGAGGGCTTCTCCGTCATCCACATCGTCGACCTGAGCCTCACGCATTGCATGCAGATTCCCACGCTCATCGACGCCATCGCCAGCCGCCACGAGGTCACTCCCCTCATTAAACTTACTGTTGCCGATGCCACCTGCAGAGACATCCCTCCTATGCTCGACCTCTCCTACGACGAACTCGGCGCCAAGTTGATCAATTTCGCAAGGTCCAGAAACGTCGTCATGGAATTCAGAGTGGTTTCTTCCACTTACCAAGACGGCTTCGCGGGTTTGATCGAACAGTTAAGAGTGCAACAACAACATTTTGTTTACGCAGCAGAACCTCGCTCCTGTGAGGCTTTGGTTATCAACTGTCACATGATGCTTCACTACATCCCCGACGAATCCCTACACGCAATTCCTGAAACTGACTTGGCCTCTTTGCTCTACGATTCTTCTTCTGCTGCTGCTTCTTCTGCTGTTAGTGTTACTTCCACTTCCTCGCTGCGATCCTTGTTCCTTAAATCCCTGCGGGGTTTGGATCCAACGGTTGTAATCTTGGTAGATGAAGATGCGGATTTGACATCCAATAACTTGGTTTGCAGGCTAAGATCTGCGTTTAACTATCTATGGATACCTTACGACACTGTGGACACGTTCCTTCCACGAGGGAGCAAGCAAAGACAGTGGTACGAAGCAGACAtttgctggaagattgagaaCGTGATAGCGCACGAAGGGATTGAGAGGGTGGAGAGGGTTGAGCCTAAGACTAGGTGGGAGCAGCGAATGAAAAACGCGAACTTTCAAGGGGTGGCTTTCAGTGATGACTCTGTTGCGGAGGTGAAGGGCATGCTTGATGAGCATGCTGCGGGGTGGGGATTGAAGAGGGAAGATGAACACATTCTCCTCACTTGGAAAGGACACAACGTCGTCTTTGCCTCTGCTTGGTTACCTGCTTGA